In Bernardetia litoralis DSM 6794, the genomic window TGAACCTTTTGGATTTAAAATAGCTAATAATTTTTCTATTTCTTGTTTTGGATGATAGAAATGTTCGAAAACTTCACAGCTAAAAATATAATCATATTTATAATTGAGATAATTTTCATTTGGATAAAAATAAGGATCATAAAGTTCAACTTGATAATCTTTATCTTCCAATAATTTGGTAATTACAGGAGCTGTTCCACAACCATAATCCAAACCTAAATGATTTGAATTAAAAGTTGATAAAATGGAATTTGTGATAGGCGAGGTAAAATTTTGATAACGAATATCGTTTACATCATTTTTATGTTTCTCATAAATTCCTATTTCTTGAAGATTATCTAAATAAAATTTTTGGTCTTTTAGATAAGCTCCACACGTATCACAAATAAAATAAAAATCAGCTGTTTTATTTTTTAAAACAGTTTCGCATAAAGTACAATTCATTTTGACTGGAAAAAATAAAAAATTAAATATCATTTCTCGTTCAAGCATATACTTGAATGTTCATTTTCACAAGCAAA contains:
- a CDS encoding class I SAM-dependent methyltransferase, producing the protein MNCTLCETVLKNKTADFYFICDTCGAYLKDQKFYLDNLQEIGIYEKHKNDVNDIRYQNFTSPITNSILSTFNSNHLGLDYGCGTAPVITKLLEDKDYQVELYDPYFYPNENYLNYKYDYIFSCEVFEHFYHPKQEIEKLLAILNPKGSLLIMTLIYDFEVDFKDWYYRKDPTHVFIYTKKTVQFIAKKYNLKFEIQNNRLIVFEK